A genomic window from Brevibacillus agri includes:
- a CDS encoding hemoglobin-like protein — MSESIRTPYEMIGGADTLARLVDAFYDLVARHPDLAPLFPEDFTEVKERQYQFLTQFLGGPALYTERHGHPMLRARHMRFPIGPVQAEAWLACMKTAMDKTGLEGELREQIFERLRLTAYHMVNKWDQEEKA; from the coding sequence GGCCGATACGTTGGCTCGTCTTGTTGATGCCTTTTACGATCTGGTTGCCCGGCACCCTGATCTTGCTCCCCTTTTCCCTGAAGACTTCACGGAAGTAAAAGAACGCCAATATCAGTTTCTCACACAGTTTCTCGGCGGCCCGGCTCTCTATACAGAGCGCCACGGGCATCCGATGCTGCGCGCACGCCACATGCGCTTTCCGATCGGCCCTGTCCAAGCGGAAGCCTGGCTGGCTTGTATGAAAACCGCCATGGACAAAACCGGGCTGGAAGGCGAGCTTCGGGAACAAATTTTTGAGCGGCTGCGTTTGACTGCTTATCATATGGTGAACAAGTGGGACCAAGAAGAAAAAGCGTAG
- a CDS encoding DMT family transporter, with translation MQNKEKLLFFMLIGVVTLWGLNVVMVKYLATFPPLYVAAIRMTVAGVCLAPIIYKYKTNLRLKKGDWLLIAGVGASSIALHQITLAAGVQTTTAGNASLILGLNPLATALLAMIFLGEAMSWQKGLGIGVGFAGVLIVVISQHGGFHMNGWGDAIMFFSMLMYVTGGLLIRKLVVRGVPVLLITALSQMFGIVFLWAAALVQQPASYYFSLEVSPFQWLVIFVSGALSTALGSVGWNYGIRQLGASRTAVFLNGMPMASLLFAALFLGEQLKLVHVLALFMIVGGVYLGSRNLVKPTPVPSKAAPELTTKA, from the coding sequence ATGCAAAACAAGGAGAAGTTGTTGTTTTTCATGCTGATCGGCGTTGTCACGCTTTGGGGCTTGAACGTGGTAATGGTGAAATACCTCGCCACGTTTCCGCCGCTCTACGTTGCTGCGATTCGGATGACGGTAGCGGGAGTATGCCTGGCACCTATTATTTATAAATACAAAACGAATCTGCGTTTGAAAAAAGGCGACTGGCTGCTGATCGCGGGTGTGGGAGCCAGCTCGATTGCGCTGCACCAGATCACTCTGGCGGCAGGCGTCCAGACGACAACGGCAGGCAACGCTTCGCTGATTTTGGGGTTGAATCCTTTGGCGACAGCTTTGCTGGCGATGATCTTTCTCGGCGAAGCCATGTCGTGGCAAAAAGGGCTCGGTATTGGCGTAGGCTTTGCGGGAGTGCTGATTGTGGTCATTTCCCAGCACGGAGGTTTTCATATGAACGGCTGGGGCGACGCCATCATGTTTTTCTCCATGCTCATGTATGTAACAGGAGGCTTGCTGATCCGCAAGCTGGTTGTCCGCGGAGTGCCTGTGCTGCTGATTACGGCCTTGTCGCAAATGTTCGGGATCGTCTTTTTGTGGGCGGCAGCGCTCGTGCAACAGCCGGCATCGTACTATTTTTCCCTGGAGGTATCGCCGTTCCAGTGGCTGGTGATCTTCGTCTCAGGCGCACTTTCCACCGCGCTCGGCTCGGTCGGCTGGAACTACGGCATCCGCCAACTGGGAGCCAGCCGAACAGCCGTATTTTTGAACGGAATGCCAATGGCCAGCCTGCTGTTCGCCGCACTGTTTCTCGGAGAGCAACTGAAGCTCGTGCACGTGCTCGCGCTGTTTATGATTGTAGGTGGGGTGTACCTCGGTTCGCGCAATTTGGTTAAGCCGACCCCGGTTCCATCCAAAGCAGCTCCCGAACTAACGACAAAAGCGTAG
- the tuf gene encoding elongation factor Tu, whose product MAKEKFERNKPHVNIGTIGHVDHGKTTLTAAITTVLAQQGKAKAMAYDSIDAAPEEKERGITINTAHVEYETENRHYAHVDCPGHADYVKNMITGAAQMDGAILVVSAADGPMPQTREHILLSRQVGVPYIVVFMNKCDMVDDEELLELVEMEIRDLLSQYEFPGDDIPVIKGSAKEALDNPTGEWAQKVVELMDAVDNYIPTPERATDKPFLMPVEDVFTITGRGTVATGRVERGIVKVGDQVEIVGLAEETRSTTVTGVEMFRKLLDQAQAGDNIGALLRGVERKDIERGQCLAKPGSVKPYTKFKAEVYVLSKEEGGRHTPFFANYRPQFYFRTTDVTGIIQLPEGVEMIMPGDNTEFTVELIAPVAMEQGTRFAIREGGRTVGAGVVASIDA is encoded by the coding sequence ATGGCAAAAGAAAAATTTGAGCGTAATAAACCACACGTTAACATCGGTACCATCGGTCACGTTGACCACGGTAAAACTACCCTGACTGCTGCGATCACTACTGTATTGGCGCAACAAGGTAAAGCAAAAGCTATGGCTTATGACAGCATCGATGCTGCTCCAGAAGAAAAAGAGCGCGGTATCACCATCAACACCGCTCACGTTGAGTACGAAACTGAAAACCGTCACTATGCTCACGTTGACTGCCCTGGTCACGCTGACTACGTGAAAAACATGATTACCGGTGCTGCTCAAATGGACGGCGCTATCCTGGTTGTATCCGCGGCTGACGGCCCAATGCCACAAACTCGCGAACACATCCTGCTGTCCCGCCAAGTAGGCGTACCTTACATCGTAGTATTCATGAACAAATGCGACATGGTAGACGATGAAGAGTTGCTCGAACTGGTTGAAATGGAAATCCGTGACCTGCTCTCCCAATACGAGTTCCCAGGCGACGATATCCCAGTAATCAAAGGTTCCGCTAAAGAAGCTCTCGACAACCCAACTGGCGAATGGGCTCAAAAAGTTGTTGAACTGATGGACGCTGTTGACAACTACATCCCAACTCCTGAGCGCGCAACTGACAAGCCTTTCCTGATGCCAGTTGAGGACGTGTTCACAATCACTGGTCGTGGTACAGTTGCTACTGGCCGTGTAGAACGCGGTATCGTTAAAGTTGGTGACCAAGTAGAAATCGTTGGTCTGGCTGAAGAAACTCGCTCCACAACTGTAACTGGTGTTGAGATGTTCCGCAAATTGCTGGATCAAGCTCAAGCTGGTGACAACATCGGTGCCCTGCTGCGCGGTGTTGAGCGTAAAGACATCGAGCGTGGACAATGCTTGGCGAAACCAGGTTCCGTTAAGCCTTACACCAAGTTCAAAGCAGAAGTTTACGTTCTGTCCAAAGAAGAGGGCGGACGTCACACTCCTTTCTTTGCTAACTACCGTCCACAATTCTACTTCCGTACAACTGACGTAACAGGTATCATCCAACTGCCAGAAGGCGTTGAAATGATTATGCCTGGCGACAACACTGAGTTCACCGTTGAACTGATCGCTCCAGTAGCGATGGAACAAGGTACTCGCTTCGCGATCCGCGAAGGTGGCCGTACAGTAGGCGCTGGCGTTGTAGCTTCTATCGACGCGTAA
- the fusA gene encoding elongation factor G → MAREFSLPNTRNIGIMAHIDAGKTTTTERILFYTGRVHKIGEVHEGAATMDWMEQEQERGITITSAATTAQWNGHRINIIDTPGHVDFTVEVERSLRVLDGAVTVFDAKGGVEPQTETVWRQADRYGVPRMCYINKMDILGANFDMCLEQIKTRLGANPVAVQYPIGAEDQFKGMVDLIEMKAIIYTDDLGKTSDATEIPAELKDKCEELRLALVEAAAEQDEELMMKYLEGEELTNDEIRAALRKGTIECKLTPVMCGSSYRNKGVQPMLDNVVRYLPSPVDIPAIKGTLPDTEDEVERPADDNGPFSALAFKIMTDPYVGRLTFFRVYSGVLNSGSYVLNSTKGKRERVGRILQMHANHREEIQTVYSGDIAAAVGLKDTTTGDTLCDEKAPVILESMEFPEPVISVAIEPKSKADQDKMGIGLSKLAEEDPTFRTRTDEETGQTIISGMGELHLEIIVDRLKREFKVESNVGAPQVAYRETFRKAAKVEGKFVRQSGGRGQYGHVWVEFEPLEPGQGFQFENKIVGGVVPREYIPAVQAGIEEAMKNGVLAGFPLVDIKATIVDGSYHDVDSSEMAFKVAGSLALKEAAKKCGAVLLEPIMKVEVTMPEEYMGDVMGDLNSRRGRIEGMEARANAQVIRAMVPLSEMFGYSTVLRSRTQGRGVYSMVIDHYEEVPKFIAEEIIKKSKGE, encoded by the coding sequence ATGGCTCGCGAGTTCTCTTTGCCGAATACGCGTAATATCGGTATCATGGCTCACATCGATGCTGGTAAGACGACAACGACTGAGCGTATTCTGTTCTACACCGGTCGCGTTCACAAGATTGGTGAGGTGCACGAAGGTGCAGCAACCATGGACTGGATGGAACAAGAGCAAGAGCGCGGTATCACCATCACTTCGGCTGCTACTACCGCTCAATGGAATGGCCATCGTATTAACATCATCGACACGCCAGGCCACGTAGACTTCACTGTAGAAGTTGAGCGCTCCCTGCGCGTTCTTGACGGTGCTGTAACCGTTTTTGACGCAAAAGGTGGCGTTGAGCCGCAAACCGAAACCGTATGGCGCCAAGCTGACCGCTACGGCGTACCGCGTATGTGCTACATCAACAAAATGGATATCTTGGGCGCTAACTTTGATATGTGCTTGGAGCAGATCAAAACTCGTCTGGGTGCAAATCCAGTAGCAGTTCAATATCCAATCGGAGCAGAAGACCAATTCAAAGGTATGGTTGACCTGATCGAAATGAAGGCAATCATCTATACCGATGACCTGGGCAAAACTTCCGATGCTACCGAAATCCCTGCTGAGCTGAAAGACAAGTGCGAAGAGCTGCGTCTGGCACTGGTTGAAGCGGCTGCGGAACAAGACGAAGAGCTGATGATGAAGTACTTGGAAGGCGAAGAGCTGACCAACGACGAAATCCGTGCGGCTCTGCGCAAAGGTACCATTGAGTGCAAACTGACTCCTGTAATGTGCGGATCTTCCTACCGTAACAAAGGTGTTCAGCCTATGCTGGACAACGTTGTTCGTTATCTGCCATCTCCAGTAGACATCCCTGCAATCAAAGGTACTTTGCCTGACACTGAAGATGAAGTTGAACGTCCTGCAGACGACAACGGTCCGTTCTCTGCTCTTGCCTTCAAGATCATGACTGACCCGTACGTAGGCCGTCTGACCTTCTTCCGCGTTTACTCCGGCGTACTGAACTCCGGTTCTTACGTTCTGAACTCCACAAAAGGTAAACGCGAACGTGTAGGTCGTATCCTGCAAATGCACGCAAACCACCGCGAAGAGATCCAAACGGTTTACTCCGGTGACATCGCTGCGGCTGTAGGTTTGAAAGATACGACAACTGGTGATACTCTGTGTGATGAAAAGGCTCCTGTAATCCTCGAGTCTATGGAATTCCCAGAGCCAGTTATCTCTGTTGCGATCGAACCAAAATCCAAAGCAGACCAAGACAAGATGGGTATCGGCCTGTCCAAACTGGCTGAAGAGGATCCAACGTTCAGAACCCGCACAGACGAAGAGACTGGTCAAACAATCATCTCCGGTATGGGTGAGCTTCACCTGGAGATCATCGTTGACCGTCTGAAACGCGAATTTAAAGTCGAGTCGAACGTAGGTGCTCCACAAGTAGCTTACCGTGAAACATTCCGTAAAGCTGCGAAAGTGGAAGGTAAATTCGTTCGTCAGTCCGGTGGTCGTGGTCAATACGGTCACGTTTGGGTGGAGTTCGAACCACTCGAACCAGGACAAGGCTTCCAATTCGAAAACAAAATCGTCGGTGGTGTGGTACCGCGCGAATACATCCCTGCTGTACAAGCGGGTATCGAAGAAGCGATGAAAAATGGTGTTCTCGCCGGCTTCCCGCTGGTTGACATCAAAGCTACGATCGTAGACGGTAGCTACCATGATGTCGACTCCTCCGAGATGGCGTTTAAAGTAGCAGGTTCTCTCGCTCTGAAAGAAGCTGCGAAAAAATGTGGCGCTGTATTGCTCGAGCCAATCATGAAAGTAGAAGTTACAATGCCGGAAGAGTACATGGGCGACGTAATGGGCGACCTGAACTCCCGCCGCGGTCGTATCGAAGGTATGGAAGCTCGTGCGAATGCACAAGTAATCCGTGCGATGGTACCACTGTCCGAGATGTTCGGTTACTCCACAGTTCTTCGTTCCCGTACCCAAGGCCGTGGCGTTTACTCCATGGTGATCGACCACTACGAAGAAGTACCTAAATTCATCGCTGAAGAGATCATTAAGAAATCGAAAGGCGAATAA
- the rpsG gene encoding 30S ribosomal protein S7, with translation MPRKGPVTRRDVLPDPIYNSKLVTRLINRLMLDGKRGVAQNILYNAFTIIQERTGRNPMEVFEEALKNVMPVLEVKARRVGGANYQVPIEVKPERRTTLGLRWLVNYSRSRGEKTMEQRLANEIMDAANNTGAAVKKREDTHKMAEANKAFAHYRW, from the coding sequence ATGCCTCGTAAAGGTCCTGTAACCCGTCGTGACGTGTTGCCTGATCCTATTTACAACAGCAAGCTGGTTACTCGTTTGATTAACCGCCTGATGTTGGATGGCAAACGCGGTGTAGCGCAAAATATTCTCTACAACGCATTCACCATCATTCAGGAGCGCACTGGTCGCAACCCGATGGAAGTGTTTGAAGAAGCACTGAAAAACGTAATGCCTGTACTGGAAGTTAAAGCTCGCCGTGTAGGTGGTGCTAACTACCAAGTACCAATCGAAGTAAAACCGGAGCGCCGTACTACTCTTGGTTTGCGTTGGCTGGTTAACTACTCCCGTAGCCGTGGAGAGAAAACCATGGAACAACGTCTGGCTAACGAGATCATGGACGCAGCTAACAACACCGGTGCAGCAGTTAAAAAGCGTGAAGACACGCACAAGATGGCTGAAGCGAACAAAGCGTTTGCTCACTATCGCTGGTAG
- the rpsL gene encoding 30S ribosomal protein S12 produces the protein MPTINQLVRKGREDKVVKSKSPALQKGYNSFKKSQTNQSSPQKRGVCTRVGTMTPKKPNSALRKYARVRLTNGIEVTAYIGGIGHNLQEHSVVLVRGGRVKDLPGVRYHIVRGALDTAGVNNRKQGRSKYGTKRPKPGQAAAAAKKK, from the coding sequence ATGCCTACAATTAACCAATTGGTGCGTAAAGGTCGCGAGGACAAGGTTGTGAAGTCGAAGTCCCCAGCTCTGCAAAAAGGGTACAACAGCTTCAAGAAAAGCCAAACCAACCAAAGCTCTCCTCAAAAACGTGGTGTTTGCACTCGTGTAGGTACCATGACTCCGAAAAAACCGAACTCCGCGTTGCGTAAATACGCTCGTGTGCGTTTGACTAACGGAATCGAGGTAACAGCTTACATCGGTGGTATTGGCCACAACCTGCAAGAGCATAGCGTCGTGCTGGTGCGCGGCGGTCGTGTAAAAGACTTGCCAGGGGTACGCTACCATATCGTTCGTGGTGCACTTGACACTGCAGGCGTTAACAACCGTAAACAAGGTCGTTCCAAATACGGTACAAAACGTCCAAAACCAGGTCAAGCGGCTGCAGCAGCGAAAAAGAAATAA
- a CDS encoding 50S ribosomal protein L7ae-like protein → MSYEKVERAKELTIGIKQTMKAVENLQVEAVYIAADADRRLTQKVELLCKEKGVPVIHVDSMRRLGKACGIEVGAATAAIKKSG, encoded by the coding sequence ATGTCTTATGAAAAAGTAGAGCGGGCCAAGGAGTTGACGATCGGTATCAAGCAAACGATGAAAGCCGTGGAAAACCTCCAGGTTGAAGCAGTTTACATCGCGGCTGATGCTGACAGACGTTTGACCCAAAAAGTCGAGCTCCTTTGCAAAGAGAAGGGTGTTCCAGTCATTCATGTAGATTCCATGCGCCGGTTAGGCAAAGCGTGCGGAATTGAAGTGGGAGCGGCTACCGCTGCGATTAAGAAAAGTGGTTAA